In Mercenaria mercenaria strain notata unplaced genomic scaffold, MADL_Memer_1 contig_908, whole genome shotgun sequence, the DNA window TTCCTATGTCACTTGTTAGCGTTAAACGAACTTTATGTAACATTTGTCATAACATTTAGAATTcttattatttttcagtaaatatagCGCTTAACAAACCCACTTTTCAAGATGGTACGCTTCTCTACCCTGCAGCTAACCAGAACGCAATCTGGTCATCAGGACATGCTGTTGACGGGAAGAAAAATTGTGTAAGACAAGCATCATACATTGACTACAGCGCAACAGATGTTAAGGTAGAGCCTTGGTGGCAGGTTGATCTAGGCGGTCTTTACAATATAAAGAAAGTCATGGTTTACGGACAACCTGAACAAAACCCAAGTATGTATCAATCTAGTGTCAttaattgtattttctttttacaggTAATATGGAAATGGGTAGAGACAAAGCTCTTACAGAAAAATGGCTGTTCGTGATATAAGGCAAACCAGTTCTCGCAGTGCTTAAAAATGAATAGTTTTGTTACTATTTCAGGTGTAAGATAAAGAGATCAATTTTATTGCAAATAGAGTGATATCGCATTAATTTGTAGTTTTTAAACGAAGATTATGGTTCGAAAGGTACAGTAATAGTATTAGAAAGTAAATAAGTAAGCAAAGCTAATCTACCATGGGGCCCTCTTATGACTATAATGAATAGTATTATGTTCATAggaacaaatatttaacagaaatcaaagaagaaattatatatgcataaaacaaATAACATGAAATGTCGGtagcattaaaatccattcatctATCGAtacattttatacagttaaatttaaaacatggcaATGATTTCTATTGGCAAACAATTACATACAACTGGCCCTGAGTATAAAAGGCTTCCATTAAATATTTCACGGTGTGTTTTtggtatataaaaaataaaatttgtattaggACGCAAAGTTAACGTTGTGTTATTTGTTTCTGGCTTTTgcagaaacatttcatttatataaggaTGTAAGCCAGTTGACACTTTATACATAAAACTTGCCTTCTTGAAGAAGACGCTTATTAAATCTTTGAAtattaagaaattttaaagctttcAAGATCAAATCTTGAAATCTTTGTGTACTAACCTAAAATAATGCTTACACAGGCTTACACATTTGTTTTCGTAGTATTTTGTTTGCATGTCTGCTAAACAAACTGAAGATCATTTTTCCAATTTATTGCATTTGTTATTAAATCTATATATTCGTATTGTCTTGCCAATAAAACGTAACTGCGGGCACAATCGTACAACTTTTGACACGAATATATACAGCAAGCtataattgtaaatgaaaatgttatataaatatattaattaaaatattactCCTTAAAACGCCTAGATTATTACGTTCTTCTTAAATAACGTACATAGTAATATAGTTTTAAGCGTTTATCTCTTTAATTCATCACGTGTAATACCGTTATGAATAAATGGTTATCCCGTTACGAATAAATGGTCAAGCAAGCACATGTGtctattaacaaaacgcgattactgtggcctttatttactaataccggatcaacccataataatgaaatagggaatcaggtggacatATTACATGATAAATATCTTATATAGTAAAATCGATGTAATTAACGGCTtagtctagtggttaacacgtatgatttgcAAGCTTACGAAGCGggttcgaatacaggacgagctaCTTTGTTTTCCAGCATATTTTACCTGGAGAAGGAATACAGGTAAAAGTATTTGTATTATGATTTTCTCGTTGCCTTATACTGAGTACTTATTGAAAGTGctttttaatgaatatttatatgtcatgacatgaaaaataaattaaataaacaaatagaaaaaaataacgaaagaaaaaaatacatagaaaagacgatataaaaagacctgcaaaaatagaataagtaaaaataattttaaaaaatgacccGAACATACACTTTACAAGCATAAAGAGAATAGAAGTCCGACACACTATCCCTCGTATGTTATTGAATAATGATTGTCCTCCATTGTAAGTTCTTAAACACTAATTCCATACACCGCTGAAATGTATGTGGAGCCCCTGTAAGGCCCTGCGGCATAGTAGTAACATATTGATACAGACCGCCCCTGCTGGTGCCAAATGCAGTCTTTTCACGATCTCTCTCATCCAGTTCTATTTGGTAAAATCCTGACAAAAGATCTAatgaactgtaataattatttcctcccaaactttctaaacaactgtcaattcttggcaatggataggcacattttttacttaaatcATTTAAACCTCTATAATCGACAACGACGCGCACTCCTCCCTGTGGGTCCTTTTTCCTTACGAAGCATAAAGGTGCAGACCATGGACTCTTACTTTCTTCAATTATTCCCATTTCAagttgttgaatatttttttcttcttggcCTTCGAACGCTTTTGGCACCCGTCTAGGTGGTATTTTAAGAGGTCGAACATTTTCTTGCACTTCAATTGTATGTCGCACTATAGAAGTACGCCCTAAATCTGTGGAGGAACTGGAAAAAGCATCTTTATGTTTCTCCAATAGACACTTCAATGCTTCTTTTTGTGACACATTGAGATTTTCTGAGGATCTATGGTACAGGTCCTTTAACCCACTACTCCATGTAGTCATGTCATGTTTTAAgtcattttcacttgttttgatattattgtccaatatttcacagtcatttaaatcaacattttctcTCAATAAATCCTCTTTtttagtttcatgtaaatatcccAATAATGACCCCTTCGATAATTTCACTTTTCGATTAGAGGTGGTGTTAACTAGTCTAAAGGGAATTGAATCACCCTGAATTCTCTTTGGAGCAATGAGCACACTTCCCATCAAAACATTGTTAGCCGGTTGTTTATTCTCTGTAGGGTAAATGATGCccaatgatgaattaattttacCGAAATTTATAGCCTCCCCAGGTATTACTGTTTCTGAATTCGCTGGAATTGTTACTCTTGACCTTGTGGGCACTCTGACTGCCCTCAAGGGAACTTTTTCAACTAGAGTTCTACatattttcccattcaattttaatccctttttagCACTGAGTTGGTAATCATTTTCGTACAAGAAGTCTAATCCAATTAGTCCATCTTCATGAATAGGTGCAATTAatacagtgtaattaaaagtttgacccgatgcactaaatgaaaattcacattgtCCATCTATGGCTAATAAACCATCATCCGCAACTTCAAGACGTATTGAAGAGTCAACCTTACACAACTCAGGTCGCACATCCTCTGGTATTCTATGATATAATGCAGTAGAGAAAATCGTAGTACAGGCACCAGTATCTATGATTAAGTTCGCACGcacagtttgaaaaaatatttacaggcaATATAATGGAAACACCATCTGTATTAGCACTCCTACACTTAATAGTCTTAAATTCAACTTCACTGTTATTGACCAAGTCTGGGCCGTTAGGCTTGGTCGAAGCTAGTTTTCCGACTTGTTACCTTCCTGAAGGTTTGCCTTACACTCGTCCGCATAGTGACCAAACTGCTGGCATCTAAAACACTGCACATCTTTTCTTGGGCGCTGATTTACTTTACGATCCGAGGCTGATCTACTACTTTTAACATTCAACTGGTTCGCGAGATGATCAATCGTTTTGCCTATGTTGGATTTCAGATCCCTACCAAATTCTTGCAGTCTTGCTTCTGTTACATAAGGTTCCCTGCCCGTGTCAGTGTTCCTAATTCTCGCCCCTCTCACGTCATCTCTGATGCTGGAATAGTTGTCGAGCAATTCTCTTGCCTGATCGATAGTTTTTGGGTCCTGCATCCCAATGAAAAAAGCCGCCTGAGAATCCTGAAGTCCCTTAAGAAAGTGCCGAAGGTTTATCGTTTCCCTCGTCTCGTTGTTCGCTGTGGGGTAACCTTTTATTACCAGCCTCTTAACCCCTGTCACATATTCAGCCAATGATTCTTTTTCCCTGTTGTATTTCCGGTTTTCTAACTCAGCCAGATAGGAGGAAGTGGAGCGCTTTTCCTGAAATCGCGTCGCCATACATGATTTCATCTTTGCATAACTTGACAATTCGTAAGCTCCCAGCTGCTTGAAAGCGTATTCCGCAGCATCACCGCGTAAACTGTTCTTAAGGCGGAACAAAGGTTCACTATTGTCCCACTTGCACGCATCAACCATAGCTTCAAATGGGCAAATGAAACTCTCCCAGGATGATTTGCCATCAAAGATAATTTGCCTTGGTAGAGGAACCTCGTATTTATTACGGCCTCTCATCTGTTGATTTTGCTGCCTTGATGTattgctgttttcatttgaaactGTGTCCCTTTCATTGACTAAATTTTTTATCTGATTGTCTTTTTCCATAGAAATGTCATTGATTCGTTGTTGATAACTGCGCACTAATTCATCTCTTTGTAAAGTAATTTCCTGTTCATTCTTGCGTAGTCTCTCACTTAAAGTCAAATTATCAACTTCCGCCGATTTAAGTTTTTGTCTCAAATGTTCAACTTCAGCTAACAATTGTTCATGACTGTCATCATCTTCAattgtgacagaatctttttcttgttgctttttaggTCCCAAGATTGTCACTTAATTGTCACCACAAATATTTTAGatagaaatatatgtccaaatttctGATAAGCACGTGTGTAAGTCCATTTCCGTCGGTGCCACCAGTGTTGAAAAACATAGATTCGGGGGTGagggtttatactccattgatgaaataacactttaattccagttttctatgttagtttattatgtGATGGTGATGGAAATATAGACATCAAAATTAcaattctctcattcctctggtctaaagtcacataaaattataactgtaaaatatttcatttcttgtttctatgatctgtcattttcaaagtccgagccaaaagtaaagaaaaccTCAAAAGTTCTGACctaggcttatatacaaaagtatgtaccctcccatatttggagtgtatcatagtaatgaaagacaaagattacccctaatatttatgaggataaccgttgactgatggtaccatcccaaatatggagcCACCTATAACTCTAACaaatcagacatgtttacgatggtacatgatgacaacataccctgataaaatgatacacactccagtcccaagcaatttatgagggtaactggtgcaTGACAACtcaagtagcagaggccaaaggttttcatcagtagaatcaattaataaatcagctttaataagaTTGCCAAATTTACAACAATAACTATCTTTAAAAAGGGATTGGGATTGATATTTATGTACAAGTGTGTCTGACATTATGTAAAATATACCATAACATAcagtttgaaaaacaaaactatcaatcacaaTGCAGTCCGTTCATATTCCTTGCTTTACTGACTTCTATATCTAAAGAAATGTTTACTGTTATCAGGTAAAATTAGCCACAATCGGATCTGAATATTCTCACTGGGAATACCGCTTACTGTTCAAACAATTATGAACAAAATCCTGTCCAGTAATTGATTATAAATGTAATCTCACTTTATCACTTGCTTCAGGaagtagtcattatggcaaaactggctgaaaGAATG includes these proteins:
- the LOC128554969 gene encoding uncharacterized protein LOC128554969, which translates into the protein MTTWSSGLKDLYHRSSENLNVSQKEALKCLLEKHKDAFSSSSTDLGRTSIVRHTIEVQENVRPLKIPPRRVPKAFEGQEEKNIQQLEMGIIEERFYQIELDERDREKTAFGTSRGGLYQYVTTMPQGLTGAPHTFQRCMELVFKNLQWRTIIIQ